The Crassostrea angulata isolate pt1a10 chromosome 1, ASM2561291v2, whole genome shotgun sequence nucleotide sequence agtttaaaagcgtttatcttaattaaaatgcGGGGTTTGTAAGCGAATATATCAATCaacaataggggggggggggggggttcgcaATTCTTAATCTTATCAAACTTCGTGCCTCTTGTCTCACTCTTTGTTGGTCTGTAGTCGCTTTCACGAGCGAGAATTGTTATGCCTAAATGGAAGAGCAAGATGAAAGATCAGATTAATTAGATTGCGTAAGTCTACACGGTTTCATACTATGGCATGCATGATACAAAGCCCTAAGTTTTGaaactgaaatattttcattaacttCAACCGAATTCTTGAAGAATAATGTAAAATTAGttacaaaacaatttattttttgtctccTTACATATACTTGGTTATTCAACTCGTTGAAGCAATATGTGCCATCTTGCAGCTACGCAAAGTATTTGGTAGTTTCTTTTCGAAGCCCCAAATCTACATCTTATCATAAGGCGACAAGTGCATTATGATTTAGATACTTTaaccagtttagaattttcaaattttacaatatttaactaaAATATAGGGTTAacatttttggaaaggtaaaaatcatataaaaattccCAGCCGGATTCGAACTTCTGatttacagattcgtagtaaaccctcttACCCAAATGCTCTACGCATTTAGGTGAGAATCTTGGGTAAATTTCGATAAATAGTACGTTACAActtggaagtgtcccataccaccataAAAAGGGGGATACGGTATGCATTAACTATAGTTTTGAGGAACATAAAAGGAATGATCGTATTGACCGGTTTGCGAAACGACCTACGACATTTTTGGAAGGGGACACGGATGTCAGTAATCTTTGAATATCGAAGAGTTTATGAAATGGGCAACATTATGGATTCACAAAGAATTTGGGCCTTAATTTATTTATGATGCATTTATATCTGATGGTCTGCATGGTTGATATACATACAAGAGTTGTTCCCCGTTTTACCTGGTCGTAATTTTTATTATGAACATGAATTGATTAAACATCACCCGATGAATTTTTCTGATTGTGTAATTAAGGATCTACAGAAGTTTGGTCACTGTAATTATGAggacaattacatgtatgttgaggAACATTGCAATCCGATACAATGCGTTGTATTGCAACTGTTGCTCTCTGAGCTCCACTGCTAATCAAAGACAATCTAGTAGAGTAATTTGTCTAAAGGACGAACcaactaaaaataaaacgggCGTCGTTACTAAAGTgagccaattttttttcttcaaaatagaACAAAACGACGAAAGAATtgacaaataatatatttagaagtcgatatgtttacatttatttcgaTGAATGCATCGCTGCTTCTTGGTGCATAtgctaaaaaagataaaaaaaaatcatgttacaTCATAGGCGTTTTGGAATTTGTGAGTTAAATTTTAATACTGAACTTtataatgatattatataatttttgaaaattgccAAGCACTTGACACGTAAACATTGtctctcaatttgatataaaaaaaaatccatacatcaattttttttgtctttactTTGATTAAGCTAGTAAAACgagatgacattttttttaaattttaagtctgaccatgaatattttaaacggttattaaaaaacttcTCTCTGCTTTTTAGTACAAGTACACGTAGCCAACAAAAACACTGAAGTATACTCACCTCGACCAAGTAGGAGATGAACAAATGTGTATCGGACTGGGTACTTATGTCTGTAAAGTGATTAGAATACTTATATTGTCACACAATACTGCTGATAATATAGAACTGGAGTATCTAGTAACCACGTGTTAAAGTTggagtacatgtaattaacgtAACGCTCGAACCGTGATTTCGTACCACTCGccatcatgtaaaaaaaatccttgtcctATACATATTTTAGATTCATTCCTAACGCCCATGATAATACTTATTTTTGTTCACTTACGAAAAAATAGAAACCACTTGCTGTGGTTAGTTATCTCACAgtctcaaattaaaatgattcaCTTTCATTAATAAGcagaattctctctctctctcatattctctctctctctatttctctcatattctctctctctctctctctctctctctcatataagCTGGatgatttctctctctcttatatatatatatatatatatatatatatatatatatatatatatatatatatatatatatatatatatatatatatatatatatatatatatatatatgtgtgtatatatatgtatatatatatatatatatatatatatatatatatatatatatatatatatatatatatatatatataaaaagctgGATGATCTTCTCTATCTCTCTCGCTCTTTCTCTCTcgctctttctctctctgtcttctctctctctctctctctctctctctctctctctctctctctctgagagacCCACCTTCGATCAGCTGGATGATCTTAGCGTACCCCTCTCGGTGGATGATGGGGGTCAGGGTGTGGGACTGAGCAGCGCGGAGGAGTTCATCTAACAGAGCCTGCTCGTCCGCGGAAAGGGCTTGTACGGCCGGATTCTGGTGTACCTTATTGAGGAAATCTGTAAGACTCCTCTGTAATAATAGAAAATATGTATCcgggaaaaaaaatcacacggAGAGTTAAATATTTGGTGAGGGTGTTAATTCGGTGTTGGTTTGAATCTTTACCTGTATATGAAGCGTTTACCAAATCACTTGTACTAGTATTAATATGTGATAGTAATTTCTTTCAATATTGAAGGTATGATATATTTCATATTCTAGTGAGTGTTAGCGATTTCAATACAATACTAGGTCATCATTTGATAATAATTGTCTGCTCTATTCTGGTTGGTAGGTCATCGTTATTCTACCATTTTTTGTGCGTAAGAGCTGATAATTTCAAACTCTTCTAATAATGAGACAAAAAATATCTTACATCTACATCATTACGAAAAAAACTCTGTAAATCGCAGAACCAAACTGAGTTTGCTACATTTTTGTCAGCCGTTCGAGACGAGACAAAcagatttattttcaaagataaCCTAAATGTCAAGAGCAATATAATGCACGATTTTTCAAATCAGTTTTTGCAAGACATTCTTAGGTCAATATGAGACCCAGGCAATTGCAAATGAGTTGGTATCTTTGATAATAACACATAACGATTGCCGTGCCGGTTTTGGTTACAATTCTTATCTAATGGCCAAAATAAGCGAGAAAAAAAACCGTTTATCTGGcaagattttaaatgtatttttgattGATGAAGGCGAGCATTTAAAATGATATGcaacttaaaaattatttgaatatgattgacaatttttaaatgaataatatattgtaaataatgttttttttcccaACACATGCAACTCAATTTGCACAGATATCTTTCATGCATAAATTGATAGCTTGTGTGTTAATGTACAATTTGATAAAAGAACATATATCAGTTAATGAAAAGAATTACCTTTCTTCCAATTGCTGATTGGCCAGAGCCATCTGGATTTTCTTGGTTCAGCTCCTAATAGAGAAGAAAAGACACTTCTATTCGCTTCTTGTGtttcttaattacattatatgagatactatactctgtccagagtttttgcttccaccactttttgcttgacatttttataatcatcaatacctttgtgctcaaactacgttcatccactaatatgaaaaatgtccagataaTCTGTTtcgaaacgccccctctaccgcatcatgtttcaatacacatccaaaaatagaaagtctacggcgATTTTGCATTgaatcagccattaataagcccggatgataacgttgaaaaattgcgcgaggtattccgagtacttccgaatggagaaacgatgtaaacatttcccattataaatctccggagaaatttgttttcgttcctgggaacttttatgagtgaaaaatgataattgttcaatgaagataatTGGATacattccctttcatcgatttcaactgtatttctttcacaggtatatatttacatccccCAAGTTTTattccttctatttcttacggaaacttaaagttaattcatagctctatagaaacagccagactgaaatctacactccccgtttatcgattggtcgaaatctacagcggctgaaactgacaaaaaaatgacaggacagatattgacacgccctgtaaaaatgtttatcgattggttcaaacctacagcgacctaggaaaaatcacggactgcacgaaataattatgacgatgtcagactcaatGTCTCACAGGAGaagatttggctgtttcttttagttatcgtacttacgtacattaacagtaatttagtaaattttacttacttttcataatcaatttatcaattagctaaaagaaagatgtcaatataaagaataaaatgttttctttgatgattcattcggatTATGAagatagcgatcattgcagaaaaaatttacataacccgctaacgcaggttatgtattttttctgcaatatcgctacatgtaccttcatatcccgaatgaatcaccaaagagagcattttattgtttaagtgtatttttattaaaaatcatcaaaacgtaatggaagcaataacttgggacagactatatgttttttattcttttacatCCCATCgaaaatttaaatctacactgtGCTACCAAGAGTTCGTGCCGAAATCATACGAACTCTGCAACAGTGGCATGCGTGgatataaaaaagaatgttCAAAACATGAGGAAGCGTCCTAAGTTTacgtagcccccccccctccccccttcttaaaaaaaaattagtcatATGTAGAAAATTAAGGACCCATCCCTCCCCCTTTCTGGaaaaaaacacaattcattttttaaaagaatttttgtaCTCGACActcattattcattttacaataattagGACATACCTGAATCATGTAGTGTTCAAACATGTGCGCCTCTGTGGCATTAATCTTTGTAATGGCTGGAAAGACAGAATTCATACGATTATAACCGCAATGCAGATTTCTATGATACAACACAACCCATCACCTCCATAAATAAAATCGTAAAGGAAATATTGGATGCCAAGGTGAGATTAGCCCATTTTCTTCTAAATCTTAGAATTGTACAATTGCATGGAAATAAATTCAATTggccatgaaaaaaaaaattatctcacACGTAGCAACAAAATCGAGTTGATAATTGAATTCAATCACACGCCCtaatgtataatatatgtacatttaccCCTATCGATCCCAAATAATAAAATCTATattcttcagaaaaatattttctgtatgTATTCATAGGACATGACACTCTAAGAGTAAGAATTAAACAATCTTGAATCTACTATACCTAAGGAAATAAGCGAAGGAATTTTGatagtacattttattttggttttagtTTAGAAGCTTTTTATCACATACCAACCTATTTCCATTATTTGACAATTAACCCACTTCACCCAATTCCTTCATTAAAAAAGCTGATCAGGATAGCTCACTTGAGTTTAGAGCTCaggttaatttaaaaaaaaaaagacagctTAATGCCCATAAAAGGTACGTAGCAGTATATTACCATCTACCAAAAGTAGGAACTTGTCGAAGCCAACGGTGTCAATGTAGTGGGTTACAGCATCTACTTCCGCGGCAGCAAGTAGTTCCACCAGCATGAGTTTGTAATTGGTCGGGAGTTGGTGGAAGGTGTCTGAATGGTGCATGCCCTGTAGAACAATCAGCAGATGGTCCTGTCCGATTGGCTGGGTGTGGTGAGGGGGCGTGGTCACTGCAACATTTTGGACCGAGGGTACTAGTACCGCGACCAAGAGGCAGCACAGGATATGTtgaaattccatttttttaaatcaacactcTGTAAAAGAATGCTTAAAGCAAATCAATTAATCTACATTTTTACTAGATTTGCAGGTGAAAATCgacgattttttaaatgttaaggtaaaattaaacacatttacaaCACATTACCTGACATTCATTGcacatatttaatattttcaagcTGCATAAATTCATAATAGAACGGACATACGTACCTATGGGAACAGAGGCCACAATATGTATAGGAATGGAGTTACTGATTCACGACTTATGACATGGATAGTCCTTATCTTATCTCAACATGAACATTGTTTAATTCTTCAGTTTACATGTACTATTCCATCGTGTATCATTTAGCTTCAACTCTACGAAACTTTCTGACATAGGCTAAGTAATACGTCTACAtccagtgggtttttttttccgaTTCATCCCGCGCTTTGTGTTTTCGGAAGTTTAAATTATGAATACACTGTAACAACAGTAATCATCAGTAATATATAACttatgtatgtataaaattttaagaagaataaatcaaaattgtgaTTTAATTAATGTACTCGCTATCCTCTATGGGGGGAAATAGCATGGTTAAAACGttgttcaaaatttatattCTGCCGTTAATTATCatagaaaatattaacaaaacgAAAATTTTGTAAGCTTTTGGAAATTGTATTGATTTGAAACCGATCCTTTTAAACATAGATTCAATTGCTGCATTTTCAATCCCCTTACGGTATTAGGGCTGTTATCAAATTAGAACTTTTCATATGATGACGAAATACTAGTACACACTGATCCTATTAGGTTccctacatgtatgtgtttctACAGAAGGCgatgcataaaattaaaaagtcaaaagcgtgaatgataaataaataaatgatttctttCCTTTCTTAGACTGAAAAGAAATAACATGAACTACTTCATTAATTATACTACTTTTGTAAgtctgtttcttttttttccagtctttttttttctagtttaaCTTCTAGACATAAtcttttttctgttgatagtaaACAATCAGTTATAGATATGTAACTTACCTATTTTACCTTCAAATTGTTAAAAGTGATACGGAGTACCCCAAAATGACTGTATTATTggaataatttgatatttttaataaccGATTGAGTgatatctttctttttattatcaagATCATACCAGGGGTGAAAAATTGGACCAAAATTCAGAACACCTTATCATGCAATTCAACTTTGTATGGGAAATTGGCATTTCTTTGGCGAATTTTAGCAATGGTGTAACTTAACACAGTGAAATTGGGTGGGAGAAAAAACTGccctttgtcaaaatgttatTTCACCAAATTATTCTGAATGAGACTTGAAGCTACAATGACGTCATATCGTGATTATGATGTAAAGAAGTTATATGTAAAGATGTAAGCCTCTGACTTTGTCTCAAAATCAAATAACATCTGCATGAAGTTTTATAGGGTTTTTTTGGAAAATGGTCCCTTTACTCTATGTCTTGCAATTATGCTGAAGAAATCATGGAACGAGTAAGACGGTGTGTAATAGGAGACCGTAAGGGTTAGCTAACAAGGGTCACTTAGTCTGTGTTGGGCTGGTTCTGTCTTGTATTTAAAATTCTCAGATAACCCACGGCTTTTAgtttaggaaaaaaaatcatgcatgtCTTACCAAATATTAGGTTTGACATACAATGTGCGATTGTGCTGCAAAAAATCATAGCCTCTCTCCACCCTTTTATGTGCAAATTTAGATATaagatatcatatttttttttaatgcaaggCATGATATAAGATAACAAAAACCGGTTTAACTGTTCAAGTACAACAGATGACATTTAAAACACTCTATGGATTCATATTTAGGATTGGGAAGaatgaatttgaataacaaaacaCATAAATGTAGACACAATGAACACCTCAAGGCTTTGGTTGGAGAAAGATGTGATGATtaactatagcattgaatgatatGTTTTTGATGCTGTCgggtcaataactgccgtcaggtgataatttgtctgctcacctgaccgCAGTTATTGACACTctgacgtcaaaaataaatcatttaatgtttatatttacattcccttactgatgaaattaattatttacttatatAAATCGATACAaattgcagatcacggagggagtacATCAgcaacagcaagaacagctgttttataAAAATCGGCTTAAACTGGTTATCACTTAGCCTGTTGAGTTGAGATCGatgagcatgaaaatataatccatgaaagTAAACTCTTAAAACTTTGCTTTtcacaataaaatcaacttttttgttgaataattgtaaaacatatGGTGCTTTGacaacatgtatgaaatatattttttaaccgataacacagaaatcactgtttgggaactacttatgtaaattacatgaaaACTCATACGCAGTGATTGGTttttgcatttagaggcattcaaagatcataaaattaaatggaaaaacacagtagactGTAAATATAACTTCATATCTTAAAGCACATGGGTGTTGTTAGATAGACCTAAGCATTGGTCTCTGAAAAAATCCTCATCAGATCACTATCAGTAATTATGTAAAAGTTGTTGTTAATTTGAGACGAGTTTCTTAATTTTCCGATTTAAAAATGGCGGCGTACTTGAATGGTACATCATGGATATTTGGGACCAGATTGTTCAAAGGGACACTTCGCATTGTTGTTACATACGACTTTCTATAAGTACCACAACACAATAAAGCTTAGAAAAACCCAAGAGGTGGTTTGTAATTGTTTGTTGTTGTatattaaggatgacgtttactcagaatgaaaaaaaattccactgatgataatgaaaaaccaactattgtgtgttatagaccttacatggtagtgttgttcttcactttcagaaaagtaggtcaatgaactactttttgagttattggccattgaatattttttgaaaattgaagaaaaatccataaaaattttacattatgattgagattttcttaattatgaaaataatacaaactgCTTAACTCTTTCCACAAATGAagtacagtttatgaatggttgtggcattaaatagatacaaagcatttagttttcattcacaatttttatagatatttttgtcCGAAtatcctctatcagttttcaaattaccacccatttttgattcaatttaacaaaaaactgaatgatgataatgctaaaacatttatagtattaaactaagtatattgacctttctctgccggcataaaatttatatgaggtcaatgatcaaaattttgagatatgttgtctttttaatatttcagtggaaaacaaaatctgaaaaatttagaccgaatttcctctgttttgctaaaagtctcaaactttgtcagagcctTATTCCATAatgtagtaaaaatatcgattgttatgtcaatgataatttatttcataaatacttcttgtatttaaaacaaattttactcatgaaattgaactttttaacaatccggatttgagaactctaaccctgagtaaacaacgtccttaaccAAAGATACTCGGACAAATAGCTTCTTGAATCTGTTTGACTTGGCGCTAAGAATGATACCAATCCTGCAAAAAGCTCTATTTTTTCTGGTCAACTTAACAAATTTCGTCTAAAAATCAATATGGTATGAATAATTGAGTATGAAGATTTTATTAGATAGAAGGTCAATAATGGCTTTTTAAAGCCAAACGTTCCTATCAACCAATCAACACGTTTGAAAGTTCTCTTTTACGACTGCATAGTTTCTGGCAAGTTAAAAAGGCCTTCGATCAGCTAAGTGTTGAACTGATGATCCGTAGGTTCATACATGAATTGTTCTTACATTTAGCACCTGGACAAGCAACAATTATTTCAATGATAAGCATGTTCTTGCTGCACTTAAAAAACGCCTACAGAATTTATACGATTTTAAAACCCCAAAAAATGTTGATAAGCAACTTTACTCATATGGAATTATAAAAGAAAGCATAAAAGTACACCACGGGTGAAAAAGCTGATCGTCATAACTTGCAATTGCACATTAAATCAAGAATAAATATCGCTTGCTTATTGTTCGGTACAACGAGGAATAAGGTTCGATCCCagtaagcaaaaaaaaaaaaaacccctcagCCGTACAACATAAAGGCAGATAGTAACTTTATGCAGCACTGAAACACATGATTCAAGGTTGCATACCTTAAGGGTGACATCTTCAGAACCACTGTCTGAGGTGAGGTAGTATTTGCGTTTCGAACAAGTTCATGACCCGAGCTCCGAAAAAGGTCAAAGTTGAAAGCTACCCAACAACCTTTGTATTAACGTTATGCAATGAAAAATAAggagcagtttttctttaagtgTCCCAGATAAAAGCCATGTCATCTGCAAGGAAGTACTTAGATTTATGATATGGGGTAGCAGCGAATCTTGTCTTAACTACAGAAATCTTTCGCCCGTTATTTTGGAAAATCATGtgtaaaaattatcatttgtGTAATTGGTGAGCAGTATGATGGTATTGCCCTGAAGATAGCTTCATTCATGATTCAATTATTCATTGGTCTACGGATTCTACTTTCCAAATGGTATCAATTATCGGTATTGCATTAGCAAAGATTATGTCATTCCAAGAATATTTCTCCGACAGTCATTGATGGAAATTGGATCAATATCTGTGAGTCTAGACAGCTTCAGACAAATAACTGCTGGCATCTAATAGTAGTGTCCAGTAAAAAATCTGTTTGGTGTGTACGTATGAACGTAAAGTGAGAATCTATTCCGTATTTTCAAGCAAAGTTCAGTAAACGCTTGCTCTCTCGAAGGTTGTTAACGGAGACTATTCATACTTTATCAAAGAGCTCCAATAACATGTAAAGATAATGTGATAAGAAtttaatgtatacattttaaagtactctttataaattatttgaatctgtttttttgattttcaaaaagattaGTATCATTACACGAATATAacgattatatacatgtaattgactACAtaatactgttttaaaaataaaagcacaGTGGGAACTTTCACGTATCTTAAGATCCAGGTGTGAATGACCTGagttaaattttgacatagcagttagatacatgtacataaaaaagtcaaaataacCGAGTCACGAAGTGCTAAGTGCATCGTATATTCTTACGTTCCTGCAAAGAAAAGATTAATATCAACTCTGCAGGCGAAGACATTTGCCCTCAAAGTGAAATTTTTATGTGATTGTAAtagatttttcataaaatttaaactcatttgACTTTTTTTTGTGATAAGGTTTCAGTTTTTTGTGTCTAATATTTTGTTGCAACTTCATAAGAAAAGAAATACCGTATAATGGGTATTTTTATGTGATTAAAAAATCTATACTACTTtaacttgaaaataaaaacagatgCGTCAAATTATTcgtatttgaaattttatattatggaaatttgataagaattacttaattgttttttctatttattgGATGCAAGATAACACATACGAATATAGACTTTGGTGCATCATCAAACTTTTCAAGGGATATATATAGAACTTAGCGCCGTAAATCCCAGCTCACCGAAGTCTGTATGCTTTAATAGCCCAGCGTTCGATTTTCGTCCTCAGTTTTCTTACTCGAGCAGTGACAGAGAGACGCACGGGGAAAAACTGCACGTTCAATGGCTAGCGATGCGGCGTGGGGCTGATATATCATGGCTCTGGTACTACCTGTTTACAATCGTTGACTCATGTTTAAAcactgataaaaatatttacaggtgcTACCTCGCCTTTAagtgacatttttaaaatacatgtaatgaacgTACGAGGTGGCCGGAGTGATCCGCTAGTGTTATTGCTGTGTTCGGAAAAACCGGTCGTCTGGATTAGAATACAGGAACAGAATGACATCTTTACGTGGAGGATGTAGACTCGGGAACTGTCTATTTAGCATATTGATTGTGATTTTTGTCTGTTATGTATATGAAATAGGTAAGTTGATCTTTCA carries:
- the LOC128160907 gene encoding uncharacterized protein LOC128160907; protein product: MEFQHILCCLLVAVLVPSVQNVAVTTPPHHTQPIGQDHLLIVLQGMHHSDTFHQLPTNYKLMLVELLAAAEVDAVTHYIDTVGFDKFLLLVDAITKINATEAHMFEHYMIQELNQENPDGSGQSAIGRKRSLTDFLNKVHQNPAVQALSADEQALLDELLRAAQSHTLTPIIHREGYAKIIQLIEDISTQSDTHLFISYLVEHMHQEAAMHSSK